A part of Candidatus Diapherotrites archaeon genomic DNA contains:
- a CDS encoding nucleotidyltransferase domain-containing protein: MFDKINGSTAKVLNLFLDDPQREFYLREIARIAKISSSTSKRALDELKKTELIKEERKANLRIFSAEQESQTFKELKKIKNLEWIKKKKLVENIVDESTISVVLFGSFALGTNTKESDLDVLVITSKRKPVKIKELDGVEVQLIQKTLKEFRELEKKDNPFYTEIISTGIALYGGMPA; the protein is encoded by the coding sequence CTTGATGACCCTCAAAGAGAGTTTTATTTAAGGGAGATTGCACGCATTGCAAAAATAAGTTCAAGCACTTCAAAAAGAGCATTAGATGAATTGAAGAAAACTGAGTTGATTAAAGAAGAAAGGAAAGCAAATCTGCGGATTTTTTCTGCAGAACAGGAAAGCCAAACTTTCAAGGAACTAAAAAAGATAAAGAACCTCGAATGGATAAAGAAAAAAAAACTTGTGGAAAACATTGTTGATGAAAGCACTATTTCTGTTGTTTTATTTGGTTCTTTTGCTTTGGGAACAAACACAAAAGAAAGCGATTTAGATGTACTTGTAATAACAAGCAAAAGAAAACCAGTTAAAATAAAGGAATTGGATGGAGTGGAAGTACAATTAATACAAAAGACATTAAAAGAGTTCAGGGAACTGGAAAAAAAAGATAATCCTTTCTACACAGAAATAATTTCAACTGGAATAGCTTTGTATGGGGGGATGCCTGCATGA
- a CDS encoding HEPN domain-containing protein, with protein MKIQDCIRKGWLKREEPNSKKAEQSIKISEAKLEEAEKALKADLIETTIVFSYMSMFHAARALLFKEGFREKGHVPILVFLEEKYEKIIGKQLLYEFNSMRLERHESLYGLQPEYFKDDAEHALKTARQFLSKIKELI; from the coding sequence ATGAAGATTCAAGATTGTATCAGGAAAGGCTGGCTTAAGAGGGAAGAGCCTAATAGTAAGAAAGCGGAGCAGTCAATTAAGATAAGCGAGGCAAAACTTGAAGAAGCGGAAAAAGCGTTGAAAGCAGACTTGATTGAAACAACAATTGTTTTCTCTTATATGTCAATGTTTCATGCTGCCAGAGCCCTGCTCTTTAAAGAAGGATTCAGAGAAAAAGGCCATGTTCCTATATTAGTATTCCTTGAAGAAAAATACGAGAAAATAATAGGAAAACAGCTTTTATATGAATTTAATTCAATGAGGCTTGAAAGGCACGAAAGCCTTTACGGACTGCAGCCAGAATACTTCAAAGACGACGCAGAACACGCGCTAAAAACAGCACGGCAATTCCTAAGCAAAATAAAAGAACTGATTTAA
- a CDS encoding DNA-directed RNA polymerase subunit H, translating into MASKDNKSILNHYLVPMHEIVPENEAKEIIKKYGNLKEKFPLILRTDPVIEEIQAKKGDLIRITRNSLTAGKSVSYRIVG; encoded by the coding sequence TTGGCCTCAAAAGACAATAAATCTATTTTGAACCATTATCTTGTTCCAATGCACGAAATTGTTCCAGAAAATGAAGCAAAAGAGATAATAAAGAAGTACGGGAACTTAAAAGAAAAGTTCCCTTTAATTCTGAGAACTGACCCTGTCATAGAAGAAATCCAGGCAAAGAAAGGCGACCTAATCAGGATTACGAGAAACAGTCTTACAGCAGGAAAGAGCGTGAGCTACAGGATTGTGGGATAA